In Poecilia reticulata strain Guanapo linkage group LG11, Guppy_female_1.0+MT, whole genome shotgun sequence, the genomic stretch tagaTTAATGTCCCTCTTTTTAagaccaaaaacaaagaactaGTGGTGTTAATGAATGAACCCAGTTTATTAGTTAGGGCTTGAGAAGCCTAGGCAAATTCACACAGGTACCTGTTGTCAGTTTGCACTGCCACCTGCTGGGAGTGACCGGAGTAGAAAATTGAGCCCCTGAATTAATATGTATAGCATAACTTTCCTTTTTGGAATAACTATAATTTTGTCATACTTAAAAAAACTCCTTTCATATTTTCTAAACttgattaaaacatgaatatgaccagaaataaagtcaaaaatagGTTTTTGGATCTGCTTAATGATAATGGAAATGGAAGCAAATGATTGAACTTATAGAACACATCATTTCAGTAAAGGGTTTTACATTGTAGATTTAAATCTTCATTTGCAGCATTATTATGAAAAGTAATAAATTGCCGTTgacaaaaacagataaacatAGAACCAGAGGTAAACAAACAACACTAGATTTAATGGCAGACTAGAAATTATAGcacagattttgtttatttgtgttaatcTGATAAATTGCTGAAACAGCAACAGGTCAAATACAGTTAGCCTGAAAAACTTTGGAAATTCACAAGATCCctttcacacacattttaataatttgagtGATTCAATAGTGATTAAATAGTAGTTTAACATAATCCTGCAAAATCTGCTGCTGATTCTTTCAAATGATCAGAAATGTTGTCATCTTAAAGTGCATTCTAATCAAATACAAATGTGAAATGCAAACACAACCACAGATACACCAATTCTATATTCCAGTAAAACAAcctctttgtaaaataaaacgaGCAGCTGACTGAAGGTCTCTCTTTAGCCAGTCTTGTTGGTAACATCTCACTACTGTGTGGTACCGCCCATCTCCTTCTCGCAAATGTAGGGCAGCAACATGCTGCAGGGGGCATCGTACCAGCTCTTTGTCGCCACACGTTCCATCACCTGCGTCTTGACGATGTAACCACAGTCCTCATTGATGTGGTTATTGGGCTCGTTTTCCTCCCAGAAACTTTTGTGAAGAGAGACAAAGATATAGCAAGCTCTTTAGTCGATAATATTATACTCAACAGGTACAAGCAACAGATaagattttctaaaatgaaaatctaTTATGCTGTGTGTTTATTCTGCCACTGTATCATGGAAAGTACTTTGAAACTTGAACCCTAATGTTTGGTGGAGGTTTCAGAGATTTGctaaagaacaacaacatcatacaaatcaaagaaacacaCCAAAAGAGAGTTTAGTGAAGAAACTTTCACACCTAAATCAGGATTAGAGAATTAAACAACACCCCAAGGCATTAAGATTTTTCATAGCACTGATGGATGGCACTAAAGAGAAGACAATCTGTAGATAAGATGGAGGTAAATGGAATGGCGAaaaatggccaagtcaaagtctaGAGTCTAGACCAATAagaaaattttatgtttatgctcTATTTCTAAGAATAACTATTTCTTCTTAGAAATTGTTCTAAGAAGAACAAAATAGTTCTTTTTAGAACTATTTTGCTAAGAAGACTGtgcacagcagctgcagggtACTCTAAAACACTAGTgcagacataaataaatacaaaatcaaaaacatgcacagtttttaaattagcaactattcactactttgtgttgcatttgtGTCACATAAACCCTcatgaaataaatgcataaaaggctctagttgtaatgtgacaaaatgtaaaaaggctTAAAGGGTGTTAATTTGTTTGCAAGGCataccaaataataataatgatgaatAAAATCATACAATCTAAATCATCATAAAATTGTATGGTAACCAGTAAACAAAATGGTACAAATTGAAGTGATTTCAACATATATTTGTCCATTTAGAAGTTTGGAAATAAATGGCTGCAGTCAGCATAAAAAAGTGGTGAACGCTGCATGAAAGTttaaaatggaacaaaacattcaaatggaAGGagaaccaaaggaaaaaaaaataaaaataaagacaacatatatggataaaaaaaagaggaacatcAGGAATGTAGGTGACAATTGGGGAATAAACACAAGTCCGTGACTTTAAAATGAGGAACGAAAATCAGGAGCTTCTTATAAAATATGCCAAGTCGGCATTTAGTGTAAAATAACAAGAGATGAAATGAAAGTTCACAATATTTGTCTCACAAAGCAGAAGTGGAAAACATAAACCTggaaaaaatatagatttagaTTCCAAGAAATGGAAGATGataatgaagaagaaaatgttaagGACAAAAATGCCAATGTTTAAACAGTTAGTTATTTGattatatttgtgtattttttatgagTGTTTCCCTCATAACAATACCCTAGAGGTGTACAGTGGTTGTTCTTATCAGTCACTCCACACTTGCCCGATTTACTTTtcaagattaaaagaaaaagtaaactaAGCAACCGAACCTGTTGAGTTGCTGTTTAAGTTTAAGTAGAACTGAGTAATTCACAATTTATAccccagaaaaacagaaaattgagaTCTGATCAGTACAATTTTTATGACACAATCAACTCACAAAGTataatatttggaaaattattCCAATACATGAATTTCTTAGGAATATTTACAGGTAGCAATAATTCTGCTTCATCACAGAAGGCTTTTGTACAATTCTAAGGGTGCTAATAATTGTGGAAGATgctgaataaatgaatgtttgtaATGAATAAAGTAGGTGATGTAAGCTGAAAATTAAGAGGAAAAAACTGCCAGGCTGTGTACTAAAGACAAAAGAGTTATATGTTCCAGAAGGAATGaatgtgtgatttttgttgaataaatcaACAGTAGTTAATTCACtgataaaatccatccatccatccattcattttcttgacacccttgtccctcagtggggttgggagggttgctggtgcccatctccagctaactttCCGGGCGAGACACTGATACAATATTTCCTTAAATTTGTCAGTGTGCCAAACGTAACAAGCAAAGCAAAGGTAAAGGTCCACTGGACCTGCAGTTTGTTTGCAAACGTCTGCCCCAGCTTCAGCTGGAGTGAATGTCTATCAAagctggaaaaaatgaaaaccttttgtttctgtcatttactataaagttgttttaaaaaggttaACGTGATAAATTGCATTCTGGACAGTTTGATGTGCTAGAAAATGGATTGTATCAATATATGTAATATAGTCTGACTCCAACtgtagtaatattaataaataaaaaaagctgaagttttTCTTGCTAGATTGACTCAGACTGAAACTATCTAGTCACTTTCTACCACTTGATGACTGTAATATTTGTATGTTGCAGATCTGCAAAAACCAGTTGTGACTGAAGTTCAGTGATGTTTGATGTCTCGCTCAATTTAAGCACATGGTGGAGAAATGTGTATTCTTTTAaacttattattaatttaagtgACAGTATTTTGTAGTATGTTGATAAGAAGTCTATACCCTCCAACTAGCGGAGTGTCGTCGACCCATTTCCACTCATCCTCTGTCTCTCCATCGGTGATTCCAAACCAGTATGAGTTCCAGTGTCCTCTGGGAAGGAGATCCCACAGAAAGGTCTGACAGATAAACAAAGTGGGATTATTTACATGGTCAAATTCCAACACAGTAAGCTCAACATTGCGTGTGAAATTTGattattgttaaaaacaaaactatgcttacaatagaaataaagaaaaaagaaaacatggtaCCATTAGCCTTGGCCTTCAGGAAACGGTTGGGCATGAAAAGCTTTAATGCATTAATGGCAGGAACAATGTTGAGTTTTGTTGAAGGATGTAATGGAGTCAAATATATCCATTTTATAAGAGATTTTTAGACACTCTTTACAaagttaactttatttttgggTAGAATTTGACactgtttttgcacaaaatatgGTTTGGACAAAAATTGTCCCTGTCAGAGCAAACACATCTGATATTTGGGCGagtttttaaaggattttggGAGGCAGTGTAAAGCAAATTACTTTATGTTCTCAACTTTAAAATGAACTCTGTCAGAcagaatcaaatgaaaagaTCACAGATGCTGCACTATCATACTTACCTGCTCTTCAGCTGTTAGGATAATGGCCAGGTGACCTCCTTGTCTTTGACAGTACATTTGGCTGACAGACCAACTTTTGGGATCGTTAGCAATCAGGTAACAGCTGTCGTTGAAGAGACGCCAGTTCGTAGGACACACAATAGGGGCTCTGGTTGGTTTAGATGTGGCTTCAGTGGCTGGAAACCAACAGCACATGTCACACCTCAGACGCATAAGAATAACATTCAATCATCAGGCCTTGGTAGCTTTTAATTCCCTGCAGCCTTGTATTGTAAGCATTTGGTTTTATGCTTTGAGTTGTTTATTGTTcttaatccatccattttctttcacccttgtccctcagtggggtcgggagggttgctggtgcctatctccagctagtgtgccgggcgagaggcggggtacaccctggacaggtcgccagtctgtcacagggctaTTGTTCTTAATGAGatgctaaaataataatctttcaTTTAGTTGCGTATTTATT encodes the following:
- the LOC103472832 gene encoding CD209 antigen-like protein E gives rise to the protein MATTGSSSASDRMYSQLIDEGSYEESSHRPDVHQGDYPVKDLRRSGPGPYRFATICLATLCAILLISIIAVTAHYKNKPPPGAEATAEMQKENANVSALMVLITKLQQANKQLQKEKEALQVNLTSIMTAKATEATSKPTRAPIVCPTNWRLFNDSCYLIANDPKSWSVSQMYCQRQGGHLAIILTAEEQTFLWDLLPRGHWNSYWFGITDGETEDEWKWVDDTPLVGGFWEENEPNNHINEDCGYIVKTQVMERVATKSWYDAPCSMLLPYICEKEMGGTTQ